A single Anabas testudineus chromosome 10, fAnaTes1.2, whole genome shotgun sequence DNA region contains:
- the LOC113160384 gene encoding olfactory receptor 146-like, producing MENYTFNSFTLQLEGLNVSDDSTYPVFFFFFFFYLFVILVNVSILVLVCIDKSLHQPMYLLFCNLPVNDIIGNSIMVPRLLIDMLRPPSERLISYYECVVQAFTTHLSGTTAHTVLMIMAFDRYVAICNPLRYAVIMSNKMVIKLTVSAWGVAFVLVAILLGLTVRLNRCRTLITNSHCDNASLFKLSCEDVFVNNIYGLIFTVLLFTGSIGSMVLTYSKITVVCLTSKTKSLNSKALKTCSTHLFIYLIMFLCGLLIIVLHRFPQYSNYRKLSSIVGHIIPGCLNPIIYGMQSREIRKFISKLFQCRKLSP from the coding sequence ATGGAAAACTACACATTCAACAGCTTTACCCTGCAGCTGGAGGGGTTAAACGTCTCAGATGATTCCACATaccctgtcttcttcttcttcttcttcttctacctgTTTGTTATATTAGTCAATGTAAGCATTCTAGTCCTGGTTTGCATTGACAAAAGCCTCCACCAGCCCATGTACCTCCTGTTTTGCAACCTGCCGGTCAACGACATAATTGGAAACTCTATCATGGTGCCTCGTTTGCTCATAGATATGTTGAGGCCCCCCTCTGAACGCCTTATAAGTTATTATGAGTGTGTGGTCCAAGCTTTCACTACACACTTGTCTGGTACCACTGCCCACACTGTGCTCATGATTATGGCCTTTGACAGATATGTGGCCATCTGCAATCCACTGCGCTACGCTGTGATAATGAGCAATAAAATGGTGATTAAGCTGACGGTTTCTGCCTGGGGAgtggcttttgttttggttgcaATTCTGCTTGGTCTGACTGTACGACTGAACCGATGCAGGACTCTCATCACAAATTCTCACTGTGACAATGCCTCCCTGTTTAAACTGTCCTGTGAAGATGTGTTTGTTAATAATATCTATGGcctcattttcactgtgttgctgtTCACTGGTTCTATAGGCAGCATGGTTCTCACCTATTCTAAAATTACAGTCGTGTGTTTGACCAGTAAAACGAAATCTTTAAATAGCAAAGCTTTGAAGACCTGCAGCACTCATctctttatatatttaattatgttcTTATGTGGACTGCTTATCATCGTCTTGCATCGGTTCCCTCAATATTCAAACTACAGAAAACTTTCTTCCATTGTGGGTCATATAATCCCTGGCTGCCTCAATCCTATTATTTATGGCATGCAGTCCAGAGAAATAAGAAAATTCATATCAAAATTGTTTCAGTGCAGAAAGCTTTCaccataa
- the LOC113160989 gene encoding LOW QUALITY PROTEIN: olfactory receptor 4E1-like (The sequence of the model RefSeq protein was modified relative to this genomic sequence to represent the inferred CDS: inserted 2 bases in 1 codon), translated as MENSTLNLDILQLEGLRVSPEASILAFIFLFLIYIFIVVSNIGLVILISMERSLHEPMYLLLCNMSINDVFGATTXDVFRTYSERCIYYIGCAIQAFCAHFHGGTSHTVLMIMAFDRYVAICHPLRYVTIMTHKLMVLLSVSPWGASFIMIAVLVSLSIRLSRCRRMVENPFCDNPSLFKLSCENILINNIYGFIASMGTMACSLCSVMLTYLRIAMVCLHSKNKSLNTKALQTCATHLAVYIILLLSGGIIIILHRFPELLEQRKLASILFHVVPPSLNAVIYGLQIKAVREKMIVIFTRKKVRDEISKLNSM; from the exons ATGGAGAACAGCACTTTGAATCTGGATATTCTACAGCTGGAGGGGTTAAGGGTCAGCCCTGAGGCATCAATTCTTgctttcatcttcctcttccttatCTACATCTTCATCGTGGTGTCCAACATTGGCCTGGTGATCCTCATCTCAATGGAGAGGAGCCTCCATGAACCCATGTACCTGCTGCTCTGCAACATGAGTATTAACGATGTGTTCGGGGCCACCAC TGATGTTTTCAGAACATACAGTGAGCGGTGTATCTATTATATAGGCTGTGCCATTCAGGCCTTCTGTGCACACTTTCATGGAGGAACTTCTCACACAGTGCTCATGATCATGGCCTTCGATCGCTATGTGGCCATCTGCCACCCCCTGCGATATGTCACCATCATGACCCACAAGCTGATGGTGTTACTGTCAGTGTCACCCTGGGGGGCATCCTTTATTATGATTGCAGTTCTGGTGAGCCTGAGCATCCGGTTATCGCGCTGCAGACGCATGGTGGAGAACCCGTTCTGTGACAACCCCTCTTTGTTCAAGCTGTCCTGTGAAAATATTCTCATTAACAACATCTATGGCTTCATTGCTTCAATGGGCACGATGGCCTGCTCCCTTTGCAGCGTAATGCTCACCTACCTGAGGATCGCCATGGTGTGTTTGCATAGTAAGAACAAGTCTCTGAACACAAAAGCACTGCAGACATGTGCCACCCACCTTGCTGTGTATATTATCCTGCTTTTATCAGGCGGCATCATAATCATCCTCCATCGATTCCCTGAATTATTAGAACAAAGGAAGCTGGCATCCATCTTGTTCCATGTGGTTCCACCTTCTCTGAATGCTGTTATTTACGGACTGCAAATCAAAGCTGTCAGAGAAAAAATGATTGTTATATTTACAAGGAAAAAAGTGAGAGATGAAATATCCAAATTGAATTCAATGTAA
- the LOC113160992 gene encoding olfactory receptor 146-like, with product MENYTFNSFTLQLEGLKVTEDHMYPVFFFLFFSYLFIILVNVGILVLVCIDKSLHQPMYLIFCNLPVNDIFASTVLVPRFLIDILRPPSERFISYYECVVQAFTTHMFGTTAHTVLMIMAFDRYVAICNPLRYAVIMSNKMVIKLTVSAWGVAFVLVAILLGLTVRLNRCRTLITNPYCDNASLFKLSCEDVFVNNVYGLVFTVLLFTGSIGSMVLTYSKITVVCLTSKNKSLNGKALKTCSTHLFVYLVFFLSGLLIIILHRFPQYSDYRKLSAIVGHSVTGSLNPIIYGVQSQEIRKFISKLLHST from the coding sequence ATGGAAAACTACACATTCAACAGCTTTACGCTCCAGCTGGAGGGTTTGAAAGTCACAGAGGATCATATGTaccctgtgtttttctttttgtttttctcctacCTCTTTATTATATTAGTCAATGTAGGCATTCTAGTCCTGGTTTGCATTGACAAAAGCCTCCACCAGCCTATGTATCTCATTTTTTGCAACCTGCCAGTCAATGATATATTTGCAAGCACTGTCTTGGTTCCTCGTTTCCTCATAGATATCTTGAGGCCCCCCTCTGAACGCTTTATCAGTTATTATGAGTGTGTGGTCCAAGCTTTCACAACACACATGTTTGGTACCACTGCCCACACTGTGCTCATGATTATGGCCTTTGACAGATATGTGGCCATCTGCAATCCACTGCGCTACGCTGTGATAATGAGCAATAAAATGGTGATTAAGCTGACGGTTTCTGCCTGGGGAgtggcttttgttttggttgcaATTCTACTTGGTCTGACTGTACGACTGAACCGATGCAGGACTCTGATCACTAATCCTTACTGTGACAATGCGTCCCTGTTTAAACTGTCCTGTGAAGATGTGTTTGTTAATAATGTCTATGGCCTCgttttcactgtgttgctgtTCACTGGTTCTATAGGCAGCATGGTTCTCACCTATTCTAAAATTACAGTCGTGTGTTTGACCAGTAAAAACAAGTCTCTGAACGGCAAAGCTTTAAAGACCTGTAGCACTCATCTCTTTGtgtatcttgtttttttcttgtctggACTACTCATCATTATTCTGCATCGATTCCCTCAGTACTCAGACTACAGAAAACTTTCTGCCATTGTGGGTCATAGTGTCACTGGCAGCCTCAACCCAATTATTTATGGTGTGCAGTCTCAAGAAATACGGAAATTCATATCAAAGTTGTTACACTCCACTTAA